In Maridesulfovibrio bastinii DSM 16055, a single genomic region encodes these proteins:
- the bamE gene encoding outer membrane protein assembly factor BamE domain-containing protein → MKKAVNQLLMLIILSTLCLIMTGCIAASKHRAQVEEPSTDKLTVGKVQREIKVGMSGAEVMEVLGSPNIVSTDSQRREVWAYDKISTEKVYSTSHGFGTLILIGGSKDTGAGSTTQKTLTIIIKFDKKGLVRDFAYRQSTF, encoded by the coding sequence ATGAAAAAGGCAGTCAATCAATTATTAATGCTTATCATTCTCTCCACCCTTTGCCTGATCATGACTGGCTGTATAGCTGCGTCAAAACACAGGGCTCAGGTTGAGGAACCAAGTACGGACAAACTAACTGTCGGCAAGGTTCAAAGAGAGATCAAGGTTGGTATGAGCGGGGCTGAAGTGATGGAAGTTCTGGGATCACCCAATATTGTCAGCACTGACAGTCAGAGACGTGAAGTATGGGCTTACGATAAGATATCTACTGAAAAAGTCTATTCAACATCTCATGGATTTGGAACTCTGATCCTTATTGGTGGCAGTAAAGATACTGGTGCCGGAAGCACTACTCAAAAAACTCTTACCATCATAATTAAATTTGATAAAAAAGGCCTTGTGCGCGATTTCGCATATCGCCAGTCAACATTTTAG
- a CDS encoding Hpt domain-containing protein — MNKIEPINQNWLESMASTKKDFTKRLFEVFIRDEPARVIKIKEAFKSNNFKELKYLAHSLKGASATMGADRVRESCLKLEKSALKNDAVVIEANLKELEEEMEHLYQFMKKFLEE; from the coding sequence ATGAATAAAATAGAACCGATCAATCAAAACTGGCTTGAATCCATGGCTTCCACTAAGAAAGATTTCACCAAACGCCTTTTTGAAGTCTTTATTAGGGATGAACCTGCGCGAGTTATAAAAATAAAAGAAGCTTTTAAAAGCAATAATTTCAAAGAACTTAAATATCTGGCCCATTCTCTCAAAGGCGCCTCAGCTACAATGGGAGCAGACCGGGTAAGAGAATCATGCTTGAAACTTGAAAAAAGTGCTTTGAAAAATGACGCAGTTGTAATTGAAGCAAATCTGAAAGAACTTGAAGAGGAAATGGAGCATCTCTACCAATTTATGAAAAAATTTCTGGAAGAATAA
- the dapB gene encoding 4-hydroxy-tetrahydrodipicolinate reductase — protein MTDVVIIGAKGRMGATLVRLTQESEELNLAAVMERSGCEDGLDSLGCVCGTDAKEVLTRVPGAVIVDFTSPQATLNLLDTAAITGNPVVIGTTGFTPEQIEKIKEYACKIPVFMAPNMSVGINVLLKMLPQLVQMLGPAYDLEMTEIHHNKKVDAPSGTALKLAECLAQARGLVYDEVKKHGRDGIVGARTKDEIGVMAVRGGDVVGDHTVYFLGPGERIEVTHRAHTRETFAQGALRAAGWLSACKPGKIYSMSDMF, from the coding sequence ATGACTGATGTAGTTATTATAGGTGCTAAAGGCCGGATGGGAGCAACTCTTGTCCGTTTGACACAGGAAAGTGAGGAATTGAATCTTGCAGCAGTGATGGAGAGATCCGGATGTGAGGATGGTCTTGATTCTTTAGGATGTGTGTGCGGTACAGATGCGAAAGAAGTTCTGACAAGGGTTCCGGGAGCGGTCATTGTGGACTTTACATCACCGCAGGCAACTTTAAATTTATTGGATACCGCAGCTATTACAGGAAATCCTGTAGTTATTGGTACAACCGGGTTTACTCCTGAACAAATCGAGAAAATTAAAGAGTATGCCTGTAAGATACCTGTTTTCATGGCTCCCAACATGAGTGTTGGTATCAATGTGTTACTTAAAATGCTTCCGCAATTAGTCCAAATGCTTGGTCCTGCTTATGATCTGGAAATGACGGAAATTCATCATAATAAAAAGGTTGATGCTCCCAGTGGAACGGCTTTGAAACTGGCTGAATGTTTGGCTCAGGCCAGAGGTCTGGTCTATGACGAAGTCAAGAAGCATGGCCGTGACGGAATTGTTGGTGCCCGCACTAAGGATGAAATAGGTGTGATGGCTGTTCGTGGTGGAGATGTTGTAGGTGATCATACCGTATATTTTCTCGGACCCGGTGAGCGCATTGAAGTTACCCATAGAGCGCATACCAGAGAAACATTTGCGCAGGGAGCTCTAAGAGCTGCAGGATGGCTTTCAGCTTGCAAACCCGGAAAAATATATTCAATGAGTGATATGTTTTAA